The Corvus moneduloides isolate bCorMon1 chromosome 4, bCorMon1.pri, whole genome shotgun sequence genomic interval ACACTTCATCTGCCTGCATATGCACAAAAAATGCctatttaaataagaaatgcaatttcttcCACTGAGAGGTCTAAGTGGGTAATTCTAGGCTTTAGGAGTGGTGAAGCATTCCTGCTCCTaagtctgttttgttttaatttcttgtgttCACTAGGAATGATGTAGAGTAAAATACATCCATAGAAgcagggtctggagcatctgGGCTGGTCCTTTGATCTGCCTGCAGTGTCCCTTGGGCTAGCCTGAAGGGCTCAGTcatctgctttattttagaCTCTTTGATCTTGTTGACcttttgaggctttttttttaaaggagcaGCAGATATTATTAATTGAGATATATCACCGTCTGGTGATCCAGGAACCGTTTGGAAATAgaagttttgtctttttgacTCTGGGTAAAACTCAGACCCACAATGCAGAAAGAGAGATGTCTATGTGCCGGTCATCAGGAGTGAAAGAAGCAGACTGAACCCTGAGTAAAAGTCAGAACCCCACTGAAGAAGTCTGGAGCTACCATTGGAGTATATGATGAAGGATACACAAACTGGGCTTACTGTCTTCAGATTTTGAAATGTTGCCTTTTCTCTAGTAATCATGAAGATAATTCCAGAGCCTGTTTCAGATGAACTGATTGTCCTGTGGAACAAGGCACATAGCTTTTTGGTAAAGTACTGCCCAAATTTAGGCAGTAGAGAGTGTGGACTGCAGCCTTTGCTAAATGGAGCAATCCACAGGGCTAATGAATAAGCTCTGCTTGCAGTATACTCTTGGGTTTGCTGGTGATGAACTATACACATGCTTGATGCTTAACAGACCTTGCTTCGAATTAAATCTGAGACATATGGCAGCCATTACTGAAAGAAAGCAATGCGTTTTTTCACTGTCAGCAACTCTGATGCTGAAACAGAGCAACAGCTCCAAACAGCACTCCCAGTTGTCCATATCTCCTCCCAATGGGTCTTACTTTTTTACTCTTCAAGTCTTTCTCAAGGTTGTGAGCTGTTTTAGTTTCAAGCATGTACATTACTCTTCTCAAGGAGATGTTACCAACCCCTGCAGTTGTTGATGCGCCTcgctttttaatatatttttaatacactttCTCTTGATTAACAGCGTGGATTGAAAGGAGATATATGTAGTAAAATCCTGTATTAGCTTGAGACATCTTTCTCAAACTAGAACAATCCCAACAGTATCTTTTAGAAGTTGTCTCCAAAATTCAGAGTGAGTATCGACAGTATTtttactgtaatattttttacCACTTCTTTTTATTGCTGTCCAAATACCTTTCATACTGTTACTTTTTTGGGAGATTGTTCATGGTCTCAGGAGCACTTTGTGTTTCACTGATATTTGCCTTTGATCGCTCAGCTTCTCAAGTTAAAAATTACCTCATTAACACAAAATTCTTAGCTGTCTCTTACTGAAAATAAGGTCCTGGAAAGAGTCTCAGGTTGGATATGCAACACAAAATGTCACCCAAACcattagtaattttttaaaatcttggcCATGGTCTTTTATTAGTCTGTAAAACTTTATCATCATATAGTCCACCCtttaaataggaaatatttACACCAGATGATGGAGGACTGAACAGAACAAATGCATGATATGTGCATAATCTTGAAGGTTTCATGGAAAGCAGGCTTTTTGCTAAGTCTGCTTAGACACCCACGTAATCACTTGTTTGTGCAGAgatatttcaaaaatttttgaGCGCATGTGAGAATATATATTACAGTTGTCACACCCTTGCTTCCTGATTTTGAGGacatttcttgtcttttttccctgctctttgtTTGCAtcagaagaaatggaaattcaCATTATTGAGAAAATCttagaaaacttatttttctgttctcttctcctAATGAAGAACTCCTCCTTTGAATGGGATGGAAACATGTGCTTGATAAGGATGAAATACCTGGTCTCTAAATCCACAAAGGGCAGATTGTGACCCCTTGCTGAACAGCATTTCATACAAATAGTACCACTGCTTGCCACAAGGTAAACAGCCAGTCCCTTTGCCAGGGACTGCTGTGATAACATAATGAATATCTGGACATGATTAGCAGGTAAATTCAGACCACCATGAAGCCTAAGATAAATCAATCGTTTTTGTTGTTGCTAGATGTAGACGTCTGGCAACATGCATTTAAGTGTGTCACAACAGATATCTGCCCTCAGGACTCACAATTTTAGACTCTCCAGTACAACATTCAGGATGGACTTGGCTTGTTCTTTAGTGACAAAGAGACCTCAGTGTCTCCATATTCTCTCTACACACTTTGTGAAGATTTAGCAGAAATTCAAACCACTTTTATATTGCACTGCTTTTTGTTTACAAGAATCATAGATGCAATTTTCATGGTGAAACCTCTTAAGTGGCTCCCAACTGGACACACAACTATTTTAAACTTCACACAGGGGtgcctctgcctctctccaTCTCCCATGGGTGGACTCCAGCTGACAAGCACCCTTGTCACTAGTGTGGGGTACtagctctgctgcaggaggtccaaGTTTTAAACATTTCAAGTTTTAGGTGTTTAAAGTGACACtaataatgaaattttttttatgacTTTTGTCCTATAACTAGTACATCTGCTTAAAACTAGAACTTTTACTTTTAGCTATAgatgtaaattaatttaatctaatttaaactattaaaataatctACTTAGTATGCATGAAGGAAACAGTTTTATACATGCTTTGTAAGAAATCCCTAATAATCTTTAAAAGGTGTTGAAGGGCCTGGAGTTCTAGCAGAGTGAAACACTTAAgcacttattttattttcaagcacataaataatgcaaaaaatacTGATGGAAAGGATgcattttttcctaaacaaGAAACACGGCAGTACAAACATATactcatgaaaaaaatttatgacATATTTAACATTAGTCTTACTGAAGTCAGTGAAAGCTGCCCATGAATTTaaggtttgcttttcttttttgtctactttttgtcttttctacTTCAAAGCTTCTTTTGAGATATTCTGAATTTAAGAAgcaaggttttaaaaattatgaaagagGTTGTTACAGGCTTTATGGTTAAAATCAATCAGATAAAATTGAATTAAAGTAATTACGTAACTAAGTTTTAAAACTAATATAACTCATTAAAAGTATCaggatatattttatattttcaatatttttcattagcTTTTCCCTTAAAATATGTATGTCATTGTTCTGGCTTTGAACATGGATAGTTTTTCTGATATGAAGTTGTTACTTTAAGTTTGgactaaaaaggaaaacaaaaatcttccaAAATACTTAATGTGAGAAATATGTGTCTGTCTTTGGAGAGCAAGTTGGCTGGAAAGAGTTTGCTTTAGATCaatgataaaagaaaattgcagGAGGCACTGGAGAGTATTATAACTTTGTAGAAATATATGTAAACAACCCTctgaacaaaaaggaaaagttaagGTTTAATCtttaaagaactgaaaagaTGTTATTAAAAAATTCTTAGCAAATGCTTTTGCTCTCTTCTTCTCCTAATCAAGAATTTTGCCTTTAAATAGCATGACAGCATctgcatttaataaaaatcaaataaaatatttccgTAGAAACAGATGGCACTGGTTTTAATTCTTTGTGGCCAATTCAGGTATTATGAGAATGAATTATGATGTAAGTGAGCTTTGCATGTAAAGTGTCTTCTAACaaaaattttgaataaatgtACATTTTGGGTTACCTGTTTCATCTAGACCAGCTCTTATCATCTGATAGAACATAAAAAATCAAATGTCTTCAGCTCTGTGGCTGCTTGATATTGAGGCcaggatttcctttttttcctgcctagGTGCTGAGGTGCCTTGGTTATTTCAGGGGTTAAAAGCTGTAACCACTGATGCGTATATATGAGGCCGTATTCCTAGAACACGGCTTGTAGCCTGACTCAAGCTATTACAGTCTAACAACAGGGACCAatagaaagagaagaagatCCAAGAAGGCTGAGGTAAGCCCAAACTCTGAAGCAATGTCAAACTAGAAGCAATAGCTAATAAGGTGTGCATGGAAATACATCTGGGAATACTAGTATGTACTTCCAGTTTTATATGCTGCTAATTCTTAGGAGGACAGGAAACAAACACAGTGGTTAGCAGCCAAAAGCGGTGAATTTACAGTGATTTCTAACTGGCTTCAGATAGCTCCAGGATCCTGACTAACAAGGTAAATtgctttatatttaatttttaaatgctattaAGGTTATGAATATTTACAGAGTAAGAAGGCTGCAAATTCACTGTGTAAAATATAAATGCTATTCTTTAGAAATACTTTATTTGTCCCTTTTTTTGGCATGCTTCCAGATAGCAGTttctggggctggaaaagctaTAGGATACTGCACTTGTTGCTGCTAATAACAATGTTGAAAACTATTAAATTACTAAGTATCATATGCAGCAACTTAACTGAGCTCTTAACTTTACTGATGCATTAATCCTATGAGAGaatatactttttatttaaatactattttttgcCAAAACCAACCTCCTAATTTTGACCagaaatttcagctttcagttGTTTGCCTCTACATTGCAAAATGCTTGTTAATCTTCTTGAGGCAGCAATCAAGATAAGAGAGTTTGTAAAGCAATGTTTTTGTGCtacacaaatatttccttttggaGTAAATTAtctgtgatgattttttttcatcattcagTGGTGAAAGAGGctaaaaaaaagccaataatTAAGTAGGAAAAATAGTTTGAAGGTGCACTAGTGTATATGAATAATTTGGTTAGGATTTACTTTTTGTGGACATTTGTTAAGACTTATTTTTTGTGTCGTTTAGATCAGGCATTTGGTTTTGTCTGTTTGCTTTAGGGAAGGAAATTTCTAACTTTGGATATGAGAGAGTGAGGCGGGGAATGGATTAGTCAAACATATTCCCTCCAAGCGTTTTAAGAACATGCCCAACAAACAGCTGTTAAAACAGTATTTGATCTCCGACTTTTGAATGAAGACAAAAGACCCTAGAAAATCTGATCCAGATGCCATTATAATTTAAGAGAGAgcaaaaacagaaaaggggcTATGATTGATTTTAAAAGGAGGAACACTGAGTACAATAGTATTTATATCATTGATATATATGGTAATGATATCTTTTCTGAAGATTATTCATTATATAATGTAGATCAGAGGTCTTTACAGGAAAACTTACACAAATTTAAAAGAAGCACTGATTTATTGTCTAAAAATGATCCATATTTTCATAGTCTTTGAAATGACACTTGTATGAGCATCCGTTAAGCTCGTAGCCAATGTGGAGTCTAAGCTGAATCAGGTAAATATTTATCAACAGATAGCACTGAATCATTTATGCCTCTTACAttacttttcagtttttccttaaCATGCCATGGATAATACCCTAGAGGACAGAATTTAGCTGTTtataaaggaaatattattttatatgcaAAACTGTTTTGTTAATCTAGTATTCTGCTATGGAGTTTTGTTGAGAaacagctaattttttttttccccttccaagGCAAACACAATGATTCTAAAAGTCTATACAAGCCTTTTGCTCTTATTCTTGGTCAATTCTGTGTGGACTCGAACTGTGAGACAAGTTTATGATGATCTGGGTCTTGACCATTGGTCTCACTATACTTCTGAGTGTCCACAGGAGTGCTTTTGTCCTCCTAGTTTCCCCAATGCATTATACTGTGATAACAAAGGACTAAAAGAAATACCTCCAATTCCAGCAAGAATTTGGTACCTCTATCTTCAAAACAATCAAATTGAAACACTTTCAGAGAAGCCTTTTATGAATGCCACTCATCTGAGATGGATAAATCTGAACAAGAATAAGATCACAAATGGTGGCATTGAGAGTGGTGTGCTGAGCAAGCTGAAAAGACTGCTTTACTTATTCCTTGAAGATAACGAATTGGAAGAGGTGCCTGCCCCATTACCAGTGGGTCTGGAACAGCTAAGGCTAGCTAGAAACAAAATctccagaatcccagaaggAGTCTTCAGCCACCTGGAAAACCTTACCATGTTAGACCTGCACCAGAACAGTTTGTTGGACAGCGCTCTTCAAAGTGACACCTTCCAAGGACTCAACAACCTTATGCAACTCAACATAGCAAAAAATTCACTCAAGAAAATGCCTTTAAGCATTCCAGCTAATACACTGCAGCTGTTTTTGGACAACAACTCCATCGAAGTTATACCAGATAACTACTTCAGTGCAATACCCAAAGTGACTTTCCTTAGGCTGAACTACAATAAATTGTCTGATGATGGTATCCCTCCAAATGGGTTTAACGTTTCATCTATTCTAGACCTACAGCTGTCTCACAATCAGCTCACTAAAATTCCACCAATCAATGCTCACCTTGAGCACCTTCATCTTGATCACAACAAAATCAAAAGTAAGTATGTATTACCAGTGTGGGAACCTTCAAAAcgatattttaaaatgtctattTAACTATAAAAATACTCTTTGAAGTAAAGTGAttaaaattatagaatcattgaataatttgggaaggaagggacCTCTAGAAGTCATTTTTTCCAACCTTcctgcaataagcagggacatcttcaacatGATGAGATTtttcagagccctgtccagcctgaccttaAAATTTGCCAGGGATGGGCAGCtgccacctctctgagcaaAATGTTTTAGTGTTTTACTGATTTTACAGCATATTTGTCCTACTAAGATTTATGTCCTCAAAAGTTATCCATTTTGTGTAAGTGAGATAAGGTTTTGTACCTAAGGCAACAGAAGCCTATTTGTTTTCATAGTTTCACGTCTGGGACTGTTTCCAAATTCAGCCAACTGTAGTGGGGATGTGGTTAGGAACATCAAATACTCTATATAATGAAATTATATGCTcagtaaatactttttttcataccaaaagccaaaataaaactttttatttacCTCTGCACAGAAGGAAGCCAAGTTTCTGTATTTATCTTGCTTTCATGGTGTTTTAATTGAATACATGGTCCCTTACCAGTCTTTTGGGCCACTGTAGTTCACAAATATACTAAAAATAATGGTTTGGCTTTTGTATGAAACAACGACCTATGAAAGGAAGATACCTATTAATAATTTACATTTGTTCACTGCATCTGGCAAAATAAATGTATGAAatcatgcaaataaaaataaattttgtgtaACTGGCACATATTTAAGTGGCCTGCAAGAATTCTAACAGTTAATCAGTGTTAAAGCTTATGACAGatgttttttctgaatatatttaatttccCCCTGGTTACAaagggatttattttaattgcttcaCTGCAAGGCCTCAGGTGCAGACTTTATTCTGTCACTTTGAGTGGACACAAAATTGAAATCACTGGAATGTAGCCTGTCCAGTTTAAGAGTAGTTTTGTGCATAGGTAGTATTTAAAGAGCTGTCCAgttctcttccttccctgaaTAAATTTGACAAAGCTTAAGACCATGAAAATTAACTTTCGTTGTGTATGTAAACTCAAATCTCACGTTCCAATGACACCTGAGTACTTGTGGAACTAAATCATGATAGCTTTCCACAAGCCTTGTATTTCTTAATGCCTTTACCACTTTCCAAAAATCATTGTCAACTCAAGCACAAAACTGactttagcaaaaaaaaaaagaaaaaaagaattcttagTAACTGAATATAAAATAGTTGCAACCTGATACCTTAAATAAAAACCAGGTATTATATAAGGCACATTTCACCACATAGCATAATAGTTCAAGAGGTAAGGGGTAATGGTGTAGTCTTCATGAGACTTTGCTCTAATAGATGATATCTCAAAGGGCCTTTGGGATTGCAAACAAGGAATGTAATCCCATCAGGTCAGAGTAATAAGACATGACATTATTTCTGCAGATTGATTTTGTCTTCTTAAATCCAGATCAGTCATTATTTTAAGATaatcaatgaaaaaaattgaaagaaaaatagctgtaaaaaaaaaagatgggatCTGGTTTCTCCACAAAAGAGTCCTTCTGAAGGTTTACTTTTATGTGTGCAGTACAAGCCCTTTTTATAATATTAGTTTTCAGGTATTCCCTCACAACTGCAAATCACTGCTTTATTTCCTATTGGTGAGTTGTTATTGCAAGAGTTCAGACATCagcatttttatgaaaataccATTTGTCTATGTTTTGCTGTATGTTATTTTGTAAGATTAATTCTCTCTATGAGTGCGCAGCCTCATTTCTCTGGAGACCATTTATGAAGATATAAGGCCTTCTTCTGAAGCCCAGGGCAGCCAATGATAGCCTCATCATTTGTCTCAGTGGAACAAGAATTTCACCTGCATTCCTTCCCTAAGGATCTAGTCCCTTCCCTAAGGCTCTcaacacacagaggaaaaattactATTCTAATTTGGGAAGTAGAACCAacttaaaaccaaaactaatTATGGCTCCAACAGATTTGCACCACATTTATTCCatggcattttaaaacacacatgCCAACATATTTACCTAGGAGCCTTATGAGGCTCTGGGGAGCTGTTAAATAGTGGAAAAGAGAATGTTAAAGTAAGCAAAGACAAGCTATGAAATGATGATGTAGCAAGTGAGCAAGGGTAAGCAGGTGGTATTACAGTGCTATCAAAGACGAAAGGGAGCAAACAGTAAGTTCCCCTAGAAGAATAACAGGAGATTGAGATAGATACTCTGAGATAATATTATTCCACATgtagagaaagggagaaatccTTGGGTCAACTACCtacattttgtttctaaattataagtttcactggaaaaaaaacaggatCTCCTGCAGTTCTTCAGCAGACATACAGTATTAGCCATTTAGGAGAACCTCTTTTGCAGTTTTCCCTTATAGCAGCTCAGGGGTTTTATCTTTCAATATTTTATAACGTAACAATTCTGTTGACAAGCAGTTGAATTAATCTTTTTCGAATAAACTATTCCagattttttaatcaaaaaagtCGAACAGACCTCCTACTCAATTGATGGAAAAGGGTACACTATTGCATAGGGAAACTCATCCCATGTTAAGGAGATGTCAGTCCCCTTTTGGAAGCATTCATCTCTCTCTAGAGTTTATAAACAGAGTCCAAACGGTTTACTTAGACTGACAGTTAACCTCTACATGGATCAGTTTAGGCAGGGTGAATTGTACCTGTGGAAGGAAAgacctgctcctcctgcttAAACAAAATTCAGTAATATATCCATGAAGAGGgttaaaagagagaaagagagaggctTTTACTCCCCTGATAGTTTGGGTAGGATTTACTGTTTATGGGAAGAGAacaataaaacccaaaccacttcATACCACACATCATTAGGAAATAACTTCTTCCTAGGTGGCCTGTGGTTAGATAACTGCTGCCTCACTTCAAGGCTGGAGTAATTAACCCAGTGAAAAGGAGTGCAGCGAGATAGTTTCTAGGTCAGAGAAGACAGAGATTTAGGATGCACTTGAAGCCATCTTGTCTCTATGAACAGTAGTGCTGACCAAACAAAGCAGATATTTTCTGTTACATAGTGTTGATTCACCTAAAACTTTTAATAGCTGCTTTCATAATGAAAATTCTCAAGCTTTCTGTGTTGCAAATTCACACATAAAAATAAGTTGTGGCTTGTTTCTTCCAAGAATATAAAAAACTTTGCCAATATTAATCAAATTTCACAAGATAGACAAATACATTTTGATATCACAGATATAACAAAAGTTTCAGGCCTTGGCCAACTGGATGTATTTATCTAGTTTCCATGACAAAGATCAAGTCCACTCCCAAGATGTTGCAAACATCTGGGCAGTTTTTCAAAATagaatggaggaaaaaaaaataaaagtaagctatgggaaaaaaaagtaagttatGTTGTTATTTTTACATCATAACATTTATCTGATATTGGGGGTTGTAGTCAGAAGACTTGTGCATGGTATCATTACTAAATATAAAGggagaaaatttttttcctatttctttgtTCATAAAAATTGtgttgaaaaaaatctgttacatACACATTCTCCATTCACTTTTCTTCAGTTGGTCTGGGACCAAGGTCCTCAAGCAGTCAGACCAAccaaaaaatataatttggtCAAAGGAATTTGACGTCTTTGGTAAACAAACACCACTTCAGTGTTTTCACAAGACCTTTCTGAGGCTGAAatagggcagcagctgcctgactatttaaaaactgaagacaaaatataaaaagcatttCAACCAAGTGATGATGCAGGGGTAACCTAGAGGAGACAATGTAAAGAACCCAAGCTATTCAACACTTACAAATATGGGTAATGATTGAAACCATAGTTTCAAATTTTATCTATACAGAAACGAACTATGTGTGATGTATACAGAATTTTAAGAATTTGTTGGCTTTCagattagaaagaaaaatatcccatTGCACAAGTTATATTCCTGCAATTAAGACCAACTCTACTGAATAGtgtgagagaacagaaaagtaCAGATGTTAAAAGTTACAAACACTATACTAAACGTTCCTCTGATTCAATACGGTCATTGTTTTGAATGCAAGATCTTCATTAGGGAATATTATCAACCTAAAATTAATGCACTGTCATTGAAGTAAGATGTTCAAAATCCCTCAGCAGTAATATTGTCCTCCTCACTCAGAGTGTAAAGAGCTATTTCTCAATGCTTACCATGTCGTTGTCTAAATTAGTATCCTCTTTTTCCAAGGTTAAATTATGCATCTAGTGGCCTTTTTTCAGAATTGCAGCACAGTAAACATGTGATTCACTGTTCTAAATCACCTTATATTATGATGCTTTTTTGCTCCATCAACAAAGTAGTTAAATGTTACAAAAGCAACAGTCTCACATGCAAACATCAGTGGAAGTTTACTTTATTTGTGTCCTAAGTGAATTTAACCTTCATGAATTTTTCCATAACCTAACAATGTTGATCTACATTTTCAGATGTCAATGGGACTCAAATATGCCCAGTTTCCATTGCCTTAGAAGAAGACTATGGTCATTATGGCAACATCCCTCGCCTCCGATACCTTCGTCTGGATGGAAATGAAATTCAACCTCCAATCCCACTGGACATCATGATTTGTTTCCGACTACTTCAAGCTGTTGTCATATAAAGATATTGCAGAGTCACTCTTGTACTCTGAGAGTGATAAGATACAAGTCTTGCTGGAATGAAACTTGTTCTAAGTCATAAATCAAGAAGTAACAGCTTTATttgactttaatttttttctttgcttgtatCTTTTCTACAACTGAAAAGGCTGTTCTTTCAGAAGAGATTTTGTATGGACCTGAAACATGTGCTTAACACCTTACCCTATAAATTCCTAATGTGAATATATTGAAAATCATCATTGTAAGGTCCCAAATATTCCAAAGAAAATTCTTGCCTACTACATCTTTCTTTACTACATTGTCAAATGTGACAATGCCTACCCTGCTAACATCATTGCTATAGACAAATTGTATGTCCTTATTTTGTTATATAGTAACTAACACAATGAATTTGGGTGCACTTGGCCAAATGCATACGCTAATAAAATCATGAGCTGCATGATTACTAGTTATCAGAACTGCCACTGACATTTCAGATAGTGACTTGTGGCGAATAACCACTTAACATGCAAATAACCCATAAATTGCTGTCATCTTTTGAAGATTAATACTTTTAAGACAAAAAGTATGTGAGGCTTAGCATCCAAAGAAGTATACTGAATATATATAATTGTAGGGATTCATTAAGTGAGTTTCAGGACTGGAATAAACTGATCCAACTCAAATCCAGGGACAAGAGAACATGAGATGTAATCTTGTTCTCTCAAAGTCccagttttctgctgttttattcCATTTCTAATTTTGACaccatttctttctgcagctttggGATCATCATTGAATATTTGGTTAATTTTAGTTTGCAGAGAAATACAACCAAGAATAGTAATGATTACATATTTCGTGGACTAGGTACTTCATAAAAATTTGAATGGCTAGTTAATACAATGGTGATgaagagaaaattaagaaattaagcAATACATCCCCTCCCAATTATTTACTGAACTAGGCAAGCACTTGCATAGGAATTGTATCAATTAAGCAAACACAATCAACTCAGAGCAGTATTCAGCAAACTGCTAACTCACATATATGCACACAATAATACTGGATTTTAGAGAAGTCCAGGTAATTAGAACATGATACATTAACAACTCACTAACAAGGGAGATACCAGAAGGCAACTTTTTATGAAATATGCTTGATTTTATCAAATatggttgatttttttctattttataataTTGGCATTTCAATAAATGACTTGAATATTAGAGTCAACTATTGACTGAGAGAGTATGACATTCTTATTTCTGCTAGCCAGCACAACAGGCAATCCATCAGTCATTATTTTAGTCTTCTTGCATTTCTAGATAAACGCAATTAGTTGTTCATTGATGTCTTGCATCTATTGATAATATTTTAAGACTGACCTCAGTAGTAAGCATTTAAAGACCATGCATGTGGTATAATTTTTGCATTGAAGATTAggtattttcttaaaagtagatttttaaaagtgttgaGAACTACAGTTTCTAACAAACAATCctttttatctgaaaatcaGTCCTTATTCTACTCTGGAGAACTTGTGGAAACAACCTAGTATAGAAACCCAGTATAGAATTAACCCATTCAGAAATCCTATCGCAAAGCCATTTacttttgttgttctttttatGTGATTGCTGAGAAACTCTTGCCCTTCTagcaaaagtattttctgtacCTCTGTGTTCACcctatataaaaaaaatacagattttaaaagtctttacAATATGTATGCATGTCATCTAAGTTCTTTACTCAATAATAtaatagtaatttatttttgaaaaaaaattatgtaacaATACTATTAATTAGATTATAACATCTATTATGTTCTGGccttggaaattaatttctgctttaagcAAAAAACAAGTACATTTACTCCAGAGTGAATATTCAAAGGCATATATGcatattattaatataatttatagTTCTAATCATACAGCAAAGCACCTTGAAGGTCCAGTAAAAAATTATTACCTTTGAGGTACCATATAcacattaaagaagaaaagactaAACCTTCCCCAAAGAGATGTCAAGCTTACATAGAAGAGAGGTTGAAATGTAAAATCATAAAAGGGTACTAGAGCACCAAGGTACTCCATTTTCTGGATAGGGGCCATATTATGTGATGGGATCAGAAGCACAAGATctgatgaaataatttttaacagttatttttatCAGCTGTACTGCTATTTGTCCAATACAGTGTAATTTGGAAATCATTATAAATCAGTCCTTCAAATAGTCAGTACTTTCCTATGGAACAATTCTAGAACACCTGCAGACTGATGCTCAAGATTTGTCTCTGTCAAATCCCAGTTAATCTGAGTGAAGAGAAGAATTCTACTGGGATGAAGATCTGCTGCTGCCAAGTGCT includes:
- the KERA gene encoding keratocan produces the protein MILKVYTSLLLLFLVNSVWTRTVRQVYDDLGLDHWSHYTSECPQECFCPPSFPNALYCDNKGLKEIPPIPARIWYLYLQNNQIETLSEKPFMNATHLRWINLNKNKITNGGIESGVLSKLKRLLYLFLEDNELEEVPAPLPVGLEQLRLARNKISRIPEGVFSHLENLTMLDLHQNSLLDSALQSDTFQGLNNLMQLNIAKNSLKKMPLSIPANTLQLFLDNNSIEVIPDNYFSAIPKVTFLRLNYNKLSDDGIPPNGFNVSSILDLQLSHNQLTKIPPINAHLEHLHLDHNKIKNVNGTQICPVSIALEEDYGHYGNIPRLRYLRLDGNEIQPPIPLDIMICFRLLQAVVI